The following coding sequences are from one Candidatus Binataceae bacterium window:
- the glgC gene encoding glucose-1-phosphate adenylyltransferase: MRTLAMVMAGGLGSRLHPLTRDRAKPAVPFGGKYRIIDFVLSNLVNSRIYAIYVLVQWRSQSLIEHLKDGWQFGGLITDQFVTPVPAQMRMGESWYQGTADAIFQNLNLLDDFRPDLVAVFGADHIYRMDIQQMIEFHVERKAAVSVATIPVPVGEAHQFGILEVDSGMRVRSFEEKPMRPRQLPGAPGRCLASMGNYLFEPDVLRRALAEDAAMASSHHDFGHDLIPRLIERVPVFAYNFMTNRIHGDSEVNLSYWRDVGTIDAYYEANLDLRDARPHLNLYNPRWPLRTAYYDQPPAKFVFDENGRRGQALHSVVSEGSIVSGGTVRNSILGRSVFVHSWAAVEDSVLMDWVEVGRGARVRRAIIDKNVYIPEGDQIGYDLARDRERFHVTDSGLVVIPKGPKRERQGL; this comes from the coding sequence ATGAGGACGCTTGCGATGGTGATGGCGGGGGGCTTGGGGAGCAGGCTGCATCCGCTGACCCGTGACAGGGCCAAGCCGGCGGTTCCCTTCGGCGGGAAATACCGAATCATCGATTTTGTTCTGTCCAATCTCGTCAATTCGCGAATTTACGCGATTTATGTCCTCGTCCAGTGGCGCTCGCAGTCGCTTATCGAGCATCTCAAAGACGGATGGCAGTTCGGCGGACTGATAACCGACCAGTTCGTCACTCCGGTTCCTGCGCAGATGCGGATGGGGGAGAGCTGGTACCAGGGAACCGCCGACGCGATCTTTCAGAATCTCAATCTGCTGGACGATTTCCGTCCCGATCTCGTGGCCGTGTTTGGCGCCGACCACATCTACCGGATGGACATCCAGCAGATGATCGAGTTCCACGTCGAGCGCAAGGCCGCGGTCAGCGTCGCTACCATCCCAGTGCCGGTCGGGGAGGCCCACCAGTTCGGCATCCTCGAGGTGGACTCCGGGATGCGCGTGCGCAGCTTCGAGGAGAAGCCGATGCGCCCGCGCCAGCTCCCCGGCGCTCCCGGCCGATGTCTCGCCTCGATGGGCAATTACCTGTTCGAGCCCGACGTGTTGCGCCGGGCGCTTGCCGAGGACGCCGCGATGGCGTCGAGCCATCACGACTTCGGCCACGACCTCATCCCGCGCCTGATCGAACGAGTGCCCGTTTTCGCCTACAACTTCATGACCAACCGCATCCATGGTGACTCCGAGGTCAACCTGAGCTACTGGCGCGACGTCGGCACGATCGACGCCTACTACGAGGCCAACCTCGATTTGCGCGACGCGCGGCCCCACCTCAACCTCTATAACCCGCGCTGGCCGCTGCGCACGGCGTACTACGACCAGCCGCCGGCGAAGTTTGTCTTCGACGAGAACGGCCGCCGCGGCCAAGCCCTGCACTCGGTCGTCTCCGAAGGCTCCATCGTTTCAGGCGGGACAGTGCGCAATTCGATCCTCGGCCGCTCAGTGTTCGTCCACTCATGGGCGGCGGTTGAAGATTCGGTGCTGATGGACTGGGTCGAGGTGGGCCGCGGCGCGCGCGTCCGCCGCGCGATTATCGACAAGAACGTTTATATCCCCGAGGGCGACCAGATCGGCTACGACCTCGCCCGCGACCGCGAGCGTTTCCACGTGACCGACTCGGGCTTGGTCGTGATCCCCAAGGGCCCCAAGCGCGAGCGACAGGGCCTGTGA
- a CDS encoding lysophospholipid acyltransferase family protein translates to MASEVSTVAGSADATARTGEASAPGDRAARESGALKTARSTPGARPPLAGLKLDFKSRALFHLMRAAMHALSLLPDFILYPLGVAGGWLGYLLDRRHVRVGMANLAIAFPERDELERRRILRASYINLGRSAAEYVRLGGFFYRRLARRVTYDRLDYWDEVARRYPGRGIVVLTAHFGNFELLPSAHAILGHQITLVHHTQRFLAGDALMTWVRERAGVEIVRKHSAARAVLKTLGDGRLVGVPFDQNAKRGEAIFVPFFGEPAATSRTLARVVRTSGALVAPVFIVRQPGGRSHRIVIQDLIPLAESGDAEADVEENTRRFVGAIEAMVRRYPEQFLWTHRRYRTRPRGMAPVYDQPRRHRRSRAPQSD, encoded by the coding sequence ATGGCCAGCGAGGTTTCAACTGTGGCCGGCTCCGCCGATGCAACCGCGCGCACCGGCGAAGCCAGCGCGCCGGGCGATCGCGCCGCCCGCGAAAGCGGCGCGCTAAAGACGGCGCGCTCCACGCCGGGCGCGCGTCCGCCGCTAGCGGGACTCAAGCTCGACTTCAAAAGCCGCGCGCTCTTTCATCTGATGCGTGCGGCGATGCACGCGCTCAGCCTGTTGCCGGACTTCATCCTGTATCCGCTGGGGGTGGCCGGCGGATGGCTGGGTTACCTCCTGGACCGCCGCCACGTACGGGTCGGGATGGCCAATCTGGCGATAGCTTTTCCCGAGCGCGACGAGCTTGAGCGCCGGCGCATCCTGCGCGCCTCCTACATCAATCTCGGCCGCAGCGCGGCCGAGTACGTCCGCCTCGGCGGCTTCTTCTACCGTCGCCTCGCCCGGCGCGTGACCTACGACCGTCTGGATTACTGGGATGAGGTCGCGCGCCGCTATCCCGGCCGCGGCATTGTCGTCCTGACCGCCCATTTCGGTAATTTCGAGCTGTTGCCCTCCGCCCACGCCATCCTCGGCCATCAGATAACCCTGGTTCATCACACCCAGCGCTTCCTTGCCGGCGACGCGCTGATGACCTGGGTGCGCGAGCGGGCCGGGGTCGAGATCGTGCGCAAGCATTCGGCCGCGCGCGCCGTGCTCAAGACGCTCGGCGACGGGCGGCTGGTCGGCGTGCCTTTCGACCAGAACGCCAAGCGCGGCGAGGCGATCTTCGTGCCGTTCTTTGGCGAGCCTGCGGCAACCTCGCGCACGCTGGCGCGGGTGGTGCGGACATCGGGTGCACTGGTGGCGCCGGTCTTCATCGTGCGCCAGCCCGGCGGCCGCAGCCATCGCATCGTTATTCAGGACCTGATCCCGCTCGCCGAAAGCGGCGACGCCGAGGCCGACGTCGAGGAGAACACGCGGCGCTTCGTGGGCGCGATCGAGGCGATGGTGCGTCGCTACCCGGAGCAGTTCCTGTGGACGCATCGGCGCTACCGCACGCGCCCGCGCGGGATGGCGCCGGTGTACGACCAGCCGCGCCGCCACCGCCGCTCGCGCGCGCCGCAATCTGATTGA
- a CDS encoding 3-oxoacyl-[acyl-carrier-protein] synthase III C-terminal domain-containing protein, producing MSFESTALPRAAATPAPLVSATGVARLPHNAGAARPASAPAAEAPVILAAATALPPNPVDQRELAELLRGLWSAQYGEPRRWRSTFDQIQRSVRIDRRYLALPIGEYPALDSFAKTNTAWARVAPPLGAAAASSALDAAGLTARDVDHLFLVTGTGIATPSIDARIVNRLGMRADVRRTPIFGLGCAGGVAGVARAAELLRGLRDDVALVVSIELCSLTLQRDDATVANVIASALFGDGAAAVVVGGASRGGRGQDGLPRVVGTRAVFYPDSERMMGWDVVDGGLRIVLSPEIPALVRAHLGRDVDALLAAHGLERGAIRHWIAHTGGNRVLEAVGAALGLGPCALARSWRLLAATGNVSSASVLFVLRDLMGSGEARAGEWGVMLAMGPGFCAELALLRW from the coding sequence ATGAGCTTCGAATCAACCGCACTTCCGCGGGCGGCCGCGACGCCCGCGCCGCTGGTTTCCGCGACCGGCGTCGCGCGCCTCCCGCACAACGCTGGCGCAGCGCGCCCGGCCTCGGCGCCGGCCGCCGAGGCGCCGGTGATCCTGGCCGCGGCGACCGCGCTTCCGCCCAATCCCGTCGATCAGCGCGAACTCGCAGAGCTGCTCCGCGGGCTCTGGAGCGCGCAATACGGGGAACCGCGCCGATGGCGCTCGACCTTCGACCAGATCCAGCGCTCGGTGCGGATCGACCGCCGCTACCTTGCGCTGCCAATCGGCGAATATCCCGCGCTCGACTCCTTCGCCAAGACCAACACGGCGTGGGCGCGCGTGGCACCGCCACTGGGCGCGGCGGCCGCGTCGAGCGCCCTCGACGCGGCCGGCCTGACCGCGCGCGACGTCGATCACCTCTTCTTGGTCACCGGCACCGGAATTGCCACGCCGAGTATCGACGCGCGGATCGTCAACCGCCTTGGGATGCGCGCCGACGTGCGGCGCACCCCGATCTTCGGCCTCGGATGCGCGGGCGGAGTCGCGGGCGTCGCGCGCGCCGCCGAGCTTCTGCGCGGCTTGCGCGACGATGTCGCGCTGGTTGTTTCGATCGAACTGTGCTCGCTCACCCTGCAACGCGACGACGCCACGGTCGCCAACGTAATCGCCTCGGCGCTGTTCGGCGACGGCGCGGCGGCAGTGGTGGTGGGCGGCGCGTCGCGCGGCGGGCGAGGGCAGGACGGCTTGCCGCGGGTGGTTGGAACGCGCGCAGTTTTCTATCCTGACAGCGAGCGGATGATGGGATGGGACGTCGTGGACGGCGGGCTCAGAATCGTGCTCTCGCCGGAGATTCCCGCGCTGGTGCGCGCGCATCTGGGGCGCGACGTCGACGCACTGCTCGCCGCGCACGGCCTTGAGCGCGGCGCAATCCGCCATTGGATCGCGCATACCGGCGGCAATCGCGTGCTCGAGGCGGTCGGCGCGGCGCTCGGGCTCGGCCCGTGCGCGCTTGCGCGCTCGTGGCGGCTGCTCGCGGCGACCGGCAACGTGTCGTCGGCCTCGGTGCTGTTTGTGCTGCGCGATCTGATGGGGTCGGGCGAGGCGCGCGCGGGCGAGTGGGGCGTGATGCTCGCGATGGGGCCCGGGTTCTGCGCCGAGCTGGCGCTGCTGCGGTGGTGA
- a CDS encoding isoprenylcysteine carboxylmethyltransferase family protein, with the protein MISRGAFLLILGALALERLFELWLSARNARRAFAAGAVEAGGEHYAAMAAFHALFILSAAAEAILFDRPFLGLFGWVALALALAAQALRYWCVATLGPRWNTRIIVWPAAAPVSGGPYRLVRHPNYLAVIVEIACVPMIHGCWLTAAVFSAGNAALLMRRIRAEEGALGPRYELAFAARPRLLPAMLRAGRCAPNPPGETRGTRRPPTRVRPCRR; encoded by the coding sequence GTGATTTCGCGCGGAGCCTTCCTTCTGATCCTGGGCGCGCTCGCCCTCGAGCGGCTGTTCGAGTTATGGCTCTCCGCGCGCAATGCGCGGCGCGCCTTCGCCGCAGGCGCGGTCGAGGCCGGAGGCGAGCATTACGCGGCGATGGCCGCATTCCATGCGCTCTTCATCCTTTCGGCGGCGGCAGAGGCAATCCTGTTCGACCGGCCGTTCCTCGGCCTATTCGGATGGGTTGCGTTGGCGCTCGCCCTGGCGGCGCAGGCGCTGCGCTATTGGTGCGTGGCGACGCTCGGCCCGCGCTGGAACACGCGGATAATCGTATGGCCGGCGGCGGCGCCGGTGAGCGGCGGGCCCTACCGCCTCGTCCGCCATCCCAACTACCTTGCCGTGATCGTCGAAATCGCCTGCGTGCCGATGATTCACGGATGCTGGCTGACGGCGGCCGTCTTTTCGGCGGGCAACGCCGCGCTGCTGATGCGGCGGATTCGCGCCGAGGAAGGGGCGCTCGGCCCGCGCTACGAACTCGCCTTCGCCGCCCGCCCGCGCCTGTTGCCTGCGATGCTTCGCGCCGGGCGCTGCGCGCCTAATCCTCCTGGTGAAACTCGTGGTACACGCCGGCCGCCAACTCGCGTCCGTCCGTGCCGTCGGTGA
- a CDS encoding CPBP family glutamic-type intramembrane protease codes for MPFTLRLAVAFVIAAALAVAIAPFAALAVGAAGFRFPFPRIFDRTVMVTVALMLWWWARELRLGALLGRGFARPLGHVGQVLRGIAVAAVVIAILLGLGAAFGARTAPDAAAELARTPKYVAGAIAIAIIEEGFFRAVLLGGMCDDFGRAGALVVSSAIYALAHLVRAPGHFYLERLDAAAGVHNLAASFAHLLHPAAAFPALAGLFLLGLVLGEAFLLTGTVYLSMGLHAGLVIGAKLWPYSGAPAVAPPHWIIGYGHPALISGAAAWVMALAILALLPRLAGKRS; via the coding sequence ATGCCGTTCACGCTGAGATTAGCCGTCGCGTTCGTGATCGCGGCCGCGCTGGCCGTCGCGATCGCGCCCTTCGCCGCGCTCGCGGTGGGCGCCGCCGGCTTCCGATTCCCGTTTCCGCGAATCTTCGACCGCACGGTAATGGTGACGGTTGCGCTGATGCTGTGGTGGTGGGCGCGCGAGCTGCGGCTGGGTGCGCTGCTTGGGCGCGGCTTCGCCCGCCCGCTCGGCCATGTGGGCCAGGTGCTGCGCGGAATTGCAGTCGCCGCCGTGGTAATCGCGATCCTGCTCGGGCTCGGCGCGGCGTTCGGTGCGCGCACCGCCCCGGACGCGGCGGCGGAGCTGGCGCGCACGCCGAAGTACGTCGCGGGCGCGATCGCGATCGCAATTATCGAGGAAGGCTTCTTTCGCGCCGTGCTGCTGGGCGGAATGTGCGACGATTTCGGCCGCGCCGGCGCGCTGGTCGTGAGCTCCGCGATTTACGCGCTGGCGCATCTGGTGCGCGCACCCGGTCATTTCTACCTCGAGCGTCTCGACGCCGCCGCCGGCGTGCACAACCTGGCCGCAAGCTTCGCCCACCTGCTCCATCCGGCCGCCGCGTTTCCGGCGCTGGCAGGGCTTTTCCTGCTCGGCCTGGTCCTGGGCGAGGCGTTCCTGCTCACCGGCACGGTTTACCTCTCGATGGGCTTGCACGCGGGGCTGGTGATTGGCGCCAAGCTATGGCCGTACAGCGGGGCGCCGGCGGTCGCGCCGCCGCACTGGATAATCGGCTACGGGCATCCGGCCCTGATAAGCGGCGCCGCGGCGTGGGTGATGGCGCTCGCGATCCTCGCCCTGCTCCCGCGCCTGGCCGGCAAGCGCTCCTAG
- a CDS encoding SDR family oxidoreductase — protein MELGLKGRVALITGASMGIGEATAYELAGEGCDLALCSRHPEQLAPVRERAVARGVRCIAVKCDIRQPAEIAALVDEIGRTFGRLDILVNNAGAATHGTFASLTDEQLLADYELKILGQIRCTRAALPLLAKSAAPRVINVNAIAGRVVIPGLFATTTHRASCYALSKALAWELAEKKILVNSVNIGLVHTNQIERAHARRAPDVPLEKFMAQAAQIVPLKRFGEPHEVSGLIAFLASDRASFITGASIDVGGGQGAHV, from the coding sequence ATGGAACTCGGACTCAAGGGCAGAGTTGCGCTGATAACGGGCGCGAGCATGGGAATCGGCGAAGCGACCGCGTACGAGTTGGCAGGCGAGGGCTGCGACCTGGCGCTCTGCTCGCGCCATCCGGAGCAGCTCGCGCCGGTGCGCGAGCGGGCCGTGGCCCGGGGCGTGCGATGTATCGCCGTGAAGTGCGACATCCGCCAGCCCGCCGAGATCGCCGCGCTGGTCGACGAGATCGGGCGCACGTTCGGCCGCCTCGATATCCTGGTCAACAACGCGGGCGCCGCGACTCATGGAACTTTCGCCTCGCTCACCGACGAGCAGCTGCTTGCCGACTACGAGCTGAAGATTCTCGGCCAGATCCGATGCACGCGGGCGGCGCTGCCACTGCTCGCGAAGAGCGCGGCGCCGCGGGTGATCAACGTCAACGCGATTGCAGGCCGCGTGGTGATTCCGGGCCTGTTCGCCACCACCACTCATCGCGCCTCCTGCTACGCGCTGAGCAAGGCGCTCGCCTGGGAGCTGGCGGAGAAGAAGATCCTGGTCAACTCGGTCAATATCGGGCTGGTCCACACCAACCAGATCGAGCGCGCGCACGCGCGGCGCGCGCCCGACGTGCCGCTGGAGAAGTTCATGGCGCAGGCGGCGCAGATCGTGCCGCTTAAGCGCTTCGGCGAGCCGCACGAGGTCTCCGGGTTGATCGCGTTCCTGGCCTCCGACCGCGCCAGCTTCATTACCGGCGCTTCGATCGACGTCGGCGGCGGCCAGGGCGCACACGTCTGA
- a CDS encoding acyl-CoA dehydrogenase family protein: MAIDFTLSDQQRELQAQARAFARSVLGGVRSAIAKIGDPGERFYATRPFYREMARAGFAKSLIPAEYGGSGLSTLDLALAAEELAAVDVNVPTTLLATGLGLQPVLRYGNEEQRRRFLPDFVENGEDRLAAFAFTEVTGGANYDSPDPSSGVRTFARRDGDQWVISGHKHYTTNGTGWDGKGAHLYTVICRTDLGKPPQDSLAVIAVPGNSEGIRIEGMIDTLGHRAVSSPRIRFDEVRVPAANILGRPGDGAAIISRSFAWTAALIGAACTGVMRAAFECALGFARADKRSGPVPVIEYQNVGYMLADLKMRIEAARYLTWKACHYFDSTGGAGEELPIITKVYCSELAVQVVYDAMRLVGIDSYTDMQPLAGLMQDVLAFPLYDGGNMGVRRRQLHALFRRPGYDPMAAAEGRPPTR; this comes from the coding sequence ATGGCTATCGATTTCACTTTGAGCGACCAGCAGCGCGAGCTCCAGGCGCAGGCGCGCGCCTTCGCGCGCTCCGTGCTCGGCGGGGTGAGAAGCGCGATCGCGAAGATCGGCGATCCGGGCGAGCGTTTCTACGCGACGCGGCCGTTTTACCGCGAGATGGCGCGCGCCGGCTTCGCCAAATCGCTCATCCCGGCCGAGTACGGCGGGAGCGGGCTTTCCACGCTGGACCTTGCGCTCGCCGCCGAGGAGCTGGCCGCGGTTGACGTCAACGTTCCGACGACTCTGCTCGCGACCGGGCTCGGGCTGCAACCGGTGCTGCGCTACGGCAACGAGGAGCAGCGCCGGCGCTTTTTGCCCGACTTTGTCGAAAACGGCGAGGACCGGCTGGCGGCGTTCGCCTTTACCGAAGTCACTGGCGGCGCCAATTACGACTCGCCCGACCCTTCATCCGGCGTGCGCACCTTTGCCCGGCGCGACGGCGATCAGTGGGTAATCAGCGGGCACAAGCACTACACCACCAACGGCACCGGATGGGACGGCAAGGGCGCGCATCTTTACACCGTGATCTGCCGCACCGACCTCGGCAAGCCGCCGCAGGATTCGCTCGCGGTTATCGCGGTGCCCGGCAACAGCGAGGGCATCCGCATCGAGGGGATGATCGACACGCTCGGCCATCGCGCGGTCAGCTCGCCGCGTATCCGCTTCGACGAGGTGCGCGTGCCGGCGGCGAATATCCTCGGCCGGCCCGGCGACGGCGCCGCGATTATCTCGCGCTCGTTTGCGTGGACCGCGGCGCTGATCGGCGCGGCGTGCACGGGCGTGATGCGCGCGGCGTTCGAGTGCGCGCTCGGCTTTGCGCGAGCCGACAAGCGCTCGGGGCCGGTGCCGGTGATCGAGTATCAGAACGTGGGCTACATGCTGGCCGACCTGAAGATGAGAATAGAGGCGGCGCGCTATCTCACCTGGAAGGCGTGCCATTACTTCGACAGCACCGGCGGCGCCGGCGAGGAGCTTCCGATCATCACCAAGGTCTATTGTTCGGAGCTCGCGGTGCAGGTGGTGTACGACGCGATGCGGCTGGTCGGGATCGACAGCTACACCGACATGCAGCCGCTCGCCGGGCTGATGCAGGACGTGCTGGCGTTCCCGCTGTATGACGGCGGCAACATGGGCGTGCGGCGCCGCCAATTGCACGCGTTGTTCCGCCGTCCGGGGTACGATCCGATGGCGGCGGCCGAGGGGCGTCCGCCGACGCGCTGA